Genomic DNA from Methanobacterium sp. Maddingley MBC34:
AGGATCATTATTATGTACCAGATAGGGGAAGCCTTAATCGGAAACGGAAATGAAATTGCTCACATTGATCTAGTAATTGGAGACAAAAACGGGCCAGTAGGTGCTGCCTTCGTGAATAACATGTCAAATCTTTCACTGGG
This window encodes:
- a CDS encoding Formaldehyde-activating enzyme (Fae) (PFAM: Formaldehyde-activating enzyme (Fae)~TIGRFAM: formaldehyde-activating enzyme_SP), with amino-acid sequence MYQIGEALIGNGNEIAHIDLVIGDKNGPVGAAFVNNMSNLSLG